The Echinicola rosea genome has a segment encoding these proteins:
- a CDS encoding ArsR/SmtB family transcription factor: protein MENNQSCIRVFADKVQIDNCRVILQTNDKAFSQLSGLLALAGNEVRLKILFLLEEENELCPCDLSDILGMSIPAVSQHLRKLKDGNIIEGRREGQTIFYSLKQEQLTLLRPFFKHIINNSKKETV from the coding sequence ATGGAAAACAATCAATCGTGTATCCGTGTGTTTGCCGACAAGGTTCAAATAGACAATTGTAGAGTAATACTTCAAACCAACGACAAGGCATTCAGTCAACTGAGTGGACTTTTAGCATTGGCAGGAAACGAAGTAAGGTTAAAAATCTTATTTCTCTTAGAAGAAGAAAACGAACTTTGTCCTTGCGACCTTTCAGACATTCTCGGAATGAGCATCCCTGCCGTTTCGCAACACCTCAGAAAACTAAAAGACGGAAACATCATTGAAGGTAGAAGAGAAGGACAAACCATTTTCTACTCTTTGAAACAGGAGCAACTTACTTTACTTCGTCCATTTTTTAAACACATCATAAACAATTCAAAAAAGGAAACAGTATGA
- a CDS encoding DUF6266 family protein: MGKINQGILGGVSGQVGNVIGGTWKGIDYLRIKPSSVANPRTEGQVDQRSKFSTVLQFLQPMTDFLRVGFKLYANKMTQFNAAMSYNLNNAITGAYPNFMIDYANALVTRGNLTGASNGAASSPSAGNVEATWTDNSGSGSALATDKALIALLNTTRGEAVFTTAGPARSAGSATIPVPPEYSGEDVEVFLGFISEDGTKVANSVYLGSVTVA; this comes from the coding sequence ATGGGAAAAATTAATCAGGGTATTCTCGGTGGTGTATCAGGCCAGGTAGGGAATGTAATCGGTGGAACTTGGAAGGGCATCGATTACCTGCGCATCAAACCTTCCAGTGTAGCGAACCCAAGAACTGAAGGTCAAGTTGACCAGCGTTCTAAGTTCTCAACCGTCTTGCAGTTCTTGCAACCTATGACAGACTTCCTGAGAGTCGGTTTCAAGTTGTATGCTAACAAAATGACCCAGTTCAATGCGGCCATGTCTTACAACCTGAACAATGCGATTACCGGAGCTTATCCAAACTTCATGATTGACTATGCAAATGCATTAGTTACTCGCGGTAATCTAACCGGAGCGTCAAACGGTGCTGCCAGTTCTCCAAGTGCTGGAAACGTGGAAGCAACCTGGACAGACAATTCAGGAAGTGGTAGTGCATTGGCAACAGACAAAGCTCTGATTGCTCTTTTGAATACTACCAGAGGAGAAGCAGTGTTCACCACTGCGGGACCAGCAAGGTCTGCCGGATCAGCGACCATTCCAGTGCCTCCTGAGTACTCAGGAGAAGACGTTGAAGTCTTCTTAGGGTTTATATCAGAAGACGGAACTAAAGTCGCTAACAGCGTTTATTTAGGCTCTGTAACAGTTGCGTAA
- a CDS encoding heavy-metal-associated domain-containing protein: MYKINDLKAKKINRFIHLLFFCSLFVLLASACNSQNEKKQEQTEQKSSVQNLTKTTIPIEGMTCNACVASIKKKLNSMEDLEEVEVSLEHRNATVFYEEGKISPQQIRDAINEIGYKAGEPITEKDTK, translated from the coding sequence ATGTATAAAATTAACGACCTAAAAGCAAAGAAAATCAATCGGTTTATCCATTTACTTTTCTTTTGTTCTTTGTTTGTTCTCCTTGCTTCTGCCTGTAACTCGCAAAACGAAAAAAAGCAGGAACAGACTGAGCAAAAAAGTTCTGTCCAAAACCTTACTAAAACGACTATCCCTATTGAAGGTATGACCTGCAATGCTTGTGTTGCAAGTATAAAAAAGAAGCTTAATTCCATGGAAGACCTAGAGGAAGTGGAAGTAAGCCTTGAGCATCGAAATGCCACTGTTTTTTATGAGGAAGGTAAAATTTCTCCCCAACAAATTCGGGATGCTATCAATGAAATTGGGTATAAAGCAGGTGAACCAATAACTGAAAAGGATACGAAATGA
- a CDS encoding heavy-metal-associated domain-containing protein → MKKNLILLSALFLIGIAQLNAQCCKPNDSKAQTANTNQQEGKTLKLKITGMTCAGCSNHISNALKEVDGIIEHKVEYPGDLATIQYDPSKKNPEAIKKVIEKTGYKAEIIKENSK, encoded by the coding sequence ATGAAAAAGAATTTAATTCTATTGAGTGCTTTGTTCCTAATTGGAATTGCTCAGCTTAATGCTCAATGTTGCAAACCGAATGACAGTAAAGCACAAACAGCAAATACAAACCAGCAAGAAGGTAAAACCCTGAAATTGAAAATAACGGGAATGACTTGTGCAGGTTGCTCCAACCACATTTCAAATGCCCTCAAAGAAGTGGACGGCATTATTGAACACAAAGTGGAATATCCAGGCGATTTGGCAACTATCCAGTACGACCCAAGCAAAAAAAATCCTGAAGCTATCAAAAAAGTAATTGAAAAAACAGGTTATAAAGCCGAAATCATTAAAGAAAATTCTAAATAA
- the merA gene encoding mercury(II) reductase: MKEEKIKLEIAGMTCDHCATGIKKMLSQNEGVKEANVSYPKATCECSFDPTKTSKEEIINTINGTKNYRVKSEISENGNSRNNQFDLIIIGGGSAAFSAAIKAESLGLSTLMVNGGLDFGGTCVNVGCVPSKNLIRAGESAYHATHSNFEGIKPKGVDIDFAQIIKDKKKLVATLQEKKYMDVVSDFENLTMLKGWAKFKDNKTILVDGKEYKAFKFLIAAGATTNIPTIEGLDKIDYLTNVSLFDLEEKPESLTIMGAGYIGLEIAMAYNRLGVKVRIIEFTDRVLRTQTPDISEALETQMRKEGIEILPNFRAVKFEKQANETIIHCKCPDGSFTQIIEKGKVVIATGTKANTSQLGLDNIGLELTKSGHIAVNEKMETNLPNIYAAGDVTNTPAFVYTAAFEGKIAVENAFSGTDNKADYSSLPWVVFTDPQIAGAGLDEAQAESKGIPFEVSKLELKDVPRAIAANDTRGFIKLIRNSETDKLIGARVVAPEGGELIQQLSMAIKYGIMVKDLADSFYPYLTLGEGIKLAAITFGKDVSKLSCCAS, translated from the coding sequence ATGAAAGAAGAAAAAATAAAATTGGAAATTGCAGGTATGACCTGCGACCATTGTGCCACAGGAATAAAAAAAATGCTTTCACAAAATGAGGGTGTTAAAGAAGCCAATGTGAGCTACCCAAAAGCTACTTGTGAATGTTCTTTTGACCCTACCAAAACAAGTAAAGAAGAAATCATCAATACCATTAACGGCACAAAAAACTATCGTGTAAAAAGTGAAATTTCTGAAAATGGAAATAGTAGGAATAATCAATTTGATTTAATCATTATCGGTGGTGGTTCGGCTGCATTTTCGGCAGCTATCAAAGCCGAAAGTTTAGGTTTATCGACCTTAATGGTAAACGGTGGTTTGGACTTTGGCGGTACTTGTGTCAACGTGGGTTGTGTGCCTTCTAAAAATCTTATTCGTGCAGGCGAGTCGGCTTATCACGCTACACATTCCAACTTTGAAGGCATCAAGCCAAAAGGAGTTGATATTGATTTCGCTCAAATCATCAAAGACAAGAAAAAATTAGTAGCCACACTTCAAGAGAAAAAATATATGGATGTGGTAAGCGATTTTGAAAACCTGACTATGCTAAAAGGTTGGGCAAAATTCAAAGACAACAAAACCATTTTGGTTGATGGCAAGGAATACAAAGCCTTCAAATTTTTAATTGCTGCGGGAGCTACGACCAACATTCCGACTATTGAAGGATTGGACAAAATTGACTACTTGACCAACGTTTCCCTTTTCGACTTGGAAGAAAAACCCGAAAGCTTGACCATTATGGGAGCAGGTTACATAGGTTTGGAAATTGCAATGGCGTACAATCGTTTAGGCGTTAAAGTCCGAATCATTGAATTTACCGACCGTGTTCTACGGACACAAACCCCAGACATCAGTGAAGCATTGGAAACCCAAATGCGAAAAGAAGGCATTGAAATCTTACCTAATTTCAGAGCCGTGAAATTCGAGAAACAAGCGAATGAAACCATCATTCACTGTAAATGTCCTGACGGTTCATTTACGCAAATTATAGAAAAAGGTAAGGTAGTAATTGCCACAGGCACAAAAGCCAATACAAGCCAATTAGGGTTAGATAACATTGGTTTGGAACTCACCAAAAGCGGACATATCGCTGTAAATGAAAAAATGGAAACCAATCTACCTAACATTTACGCAGCAGGTGACGTAACCAACACCCCTGCATTTGTTTATACAGCCGCTTTTGAAGGTAAAATTGCCGTTGAAAATGCGTTCTCAGGAACAGATAATAAAGCCGATTATTCTTCTTTACCTTGGGTGGTGTTTACTGACCCACAAATTGCAGGGGCAGGTTTAGATGAAGCACAGGCAGAATCAAAAGGCATTCCGTTTGAAGTGTCAAAATTGGAATTGAAAGACGTACCGAGAGCCATAGCAGCCAACGACACAAGGGGTTTCATCAAACTCATTCGTAACTCGGAAACTGACAAACTTATAGGTGCAAGAGTAGTCGCACCCGAAGGTGGAGAACTCATACAACAATTAAGTATGGCAATCAAATACGGAATAATGGTGAAAGACTTAGCAGACAGTTTCTACCCTTATTTGACTTTGGGAGAAGGTATAAAATTAGCAGCAATAACTTTCGGAAAAGACGTATCAAAATTAAGTTGTTGTGCAAGCTAA
- the merTP gene encoding mercuric transport protein MerTP, with product MNKKNNRLVGAGVLSAVAASLCCITPVLALISGASGVASIFSWMEPARPYLIGITVLVLGFAWYQKLKPRTAEEIQCDCEEDEKKPFMQTKTFLGIVTVFAALMLAFPNYAHIFYPSNDNKEVVIVNASDIQTVTFDVKGMTCNGCASQVENDVNKLPGIVKVDAIYEEATAKVEFDQTKVSLAQIEEAINGTGYKVVGKK from the coding sequence ATGAACAAGAAAAACAACAGACTTGTCGGAGCGGGAGTGCTTTCGGCAGTAGCAGCATCACTTTGCTGCATTACACCAGTATTGGCTCTTATTTCAGGAGCTTCAGGAGTGGCATCTATCTTTTCATGGATGGAACCAGCAAGACCTTATCTAATCGGTATCACCGTTTTGGTATTGGGCTTTGCTTGGTATCAGAAACTCAAACCACGAACAGCCGAAGAAATCCAATGTGATTGCGAAGAAGACGAAAAAAAACCCTTTATGCAGACCAAAACATTCTTGGGAATTGTAACCGTGTTTGCAGCCTTGATGCTCGCTTTTCCAAACTATGCACACATTTTCTATCCTTCAAACGACAACAAGGAAGTTGTAATCGTCAATGCTTCTGACATCCAAACGGTAACTTTTGATGTAAAAGGAATGACTTGCAATGGTTGTGCTTCACAAGTAGAAAATGATGTGAACAAATTGCCAGGCATTGTTAAGGTAGATGCGATTTATGAAGAAGCGACTGCCAAAGTAGAATTTGACCAAACCAAAGTGAGTCTTGCTCAAATTGAAGAAGCCATCAACGGTACAGGTTACAAAGTGGTTGGCAAGAAATAG
- a CDS encoding HYC_CC_PP family protein codes for MQRFRKISAILLSILVLLSSTSYTFGMHFCMGQLESIALFSGAEPCEMATQKSPCANDKHDPDCEHQQVTKKGCCEDQTLVIEGHEDLTQVTKVAVPDFQMIAVIYVVVSFLFSDTTVDHYTFNDYSPPLIERDIPVLVQSFLI; via the coding sequence GTGCAACGTTTTAGAAAAATATCGGCCATCCTGCTTTCCATCCTGGTGCTGCTCAGTTCCACGAGCTACACCTTTGGTATGCATTTTTGCATGGGACAGTTGGAGAGCATTGCACTTTTTTCCGGGGCTGAGCCCTGCGAAATGGCCACTCAAAAATCACCTTGTGCCAATGATAAGCATGATCCGGATTGCGAACACCAGCAGGTGACTAAAAAAGGTTGCTGTGAAGACCAGACTTTAGTAATTGAGGGTCATGAAGACCTTACGCAAGTGACCAAAGTTGCGGTTCCTGATTTTCAAATGATCGCAGTTATCTACGTTGTGGTTTCGTTTCTTTTTAGTGACACTACCGTTGATCACTATACGTTTAACGACTATTCCCCCCCACTGATTGAACGTGATATACCAGTACTCGTTCAATCCTTCCTTATTTAA
- a CDS encoding DUF6943 family protein, translated as MKSFRIKTHRPENSYNQPHFFILNRGLNSGKPLNLPCPNCFVCLTDNLEDREFLYWLCFGLWKSKSFYHFLKGSVIPFVTIDETRKLIRESSTKASCKAQAFQKAIHALRLLDTNEQKIKVALKTIDTARQAIFYDLMKDSGAG; from the coding sequence ATGAAATCGTTTCGCATCAAAACCCATCGACCGGAAAACAGCTACAATCAGCCGCACTTCTTCATCCTGAACAGAGGACTAAACAGCGGAAAACCGCTCAACCTACCTTGCCCGAATTGCTTTGTTTGTCTTACCGACAACCTTGAGGACAGGGAATTTCTCTACTGGCTCTGCTTCGGATTGTGGAAGTCAAAATCCTTCTATCATTTTCTGAAAGGTTCCGTAATTCCATTCGTGACAATTGATGAAACCCGAAAGCTGATCCGGGAAAGTTCAACTAAGGCAAGCTGTAAAGCCCAGGCATTTCAAAAGGCTATTCATGCCCTACGACTACTCGACACCAATGAGCAAAAAATCAAGGTTGCTTTAAAGACGATTGATACTGCCCGACAAGCCATATTTTATGACTTGATGAAAGATTCAGGCGCAGGATAA
- a CDS encoding caspase family protein: MIDYKKLDVEYDQIIILDLLSENERTDWKITEELRDVLKGERFSVHPIYLSNKQELLDALEQLTTQAKAGKRYMLHFVGHGNSDCIGFKHNHELIPWSQLEVPLQNLNKVSDETLVLNMTTCKGLNVIKAVDHMKVEKPFFGIIGYSADLDYCVGISANKIFYLSMSNGIQINKAIEKVKKETGDDNFHCITAQGYSAIKNKIEQQR, from the coding sequence ATGATTGACTACAAAAAACTCGATGTAGAATACGACCAGATAATAATCCTCGACCTGCTATCTGAAAATGAAAGAACTGATTGGAAAATTACAGAAGAATTGAGAGACGTTCTAAAAGGTGAAAGATTCTCAGTACATCCAATTTACCTATCCAACAAACAAGAATTGCTTGATGCTCTGGAACAACTTACTACACAAGCCAAAGCAGGTAAAAGATACATGCTTCATTTCGTAGGTCATGGCAACAGTGATTGTATCGGGTTCAAACACAACCATGAATTGATTCCTTGGTCTCAGTTAGAAGTACCACTTCAAAATCTCAACAAAGTTTCTGATGAAACCCTTGTCTTGAACATGACTACTTGTAAAGGGCTAAATGTAATTAAAGCAGTTGACCACATGAAAGTTGAAAAACCCTTCTTTGGTATAATCGGATACAGTGCAGATCTCGATTACTGTGTTGGTATATCAGCTAACAAAATTTTCTACCTATCCATGTCTAATGGTATACAAATCAACAAGGCAATCGAGAAAGTTAAAAAAGAAACGGGGGATGATAATTTCCATTGCATTACGGCACAGGGCTACTCTGCAATTAAAAATAAAATAGAGCAGCAAAGATAG
- the merB gene encoding organomercurial lyase: MKNQRKYIDGQLNDILFSEFKIKNSDFILRIFQELMLGSSISKNRFYKLIKVSKDKADAILNKLGETDVQGNIIAFSGLSTVPTKHRFIVNGKMLYTWCVVDAILFAEWLDVEVNVHSSDPIDSSLIELQINGGQLLWTTPYPLFISWVESVDTCNIKGSLCNHVSFFASERTAKQWLKNNPDGKILTLEDFFEPKNIGMKCC, translated from the coding sequence ATGAAAAATCAACGAAAATATATTGACGGTCAATTAAACGACATTCTTTTTTCTGAATTTAAGATAAAGAATAGCGATTTTATTTTACGAATATTTCAAGAATTGATGCTAGGCAGTTCTATATCTAAAAACAGATTTTATAAACTAATAAAAGTGTCCAAAGATAAAGCGGACGCTATTTTGAATAAACTGGGCGAAACCGATGTACAAGGAAATATTATTGCATTTTCTGGTCTATCTACAGTTCCTACCAAACATCGCTTTATTGTAAATGGTAAGATGTTATACACATGGTGTGTAGTAGATGCCATTCTGTTTGCTGAATGGTTAGATGTGGAAGTCAATGTTCATTCGTCCGACCCAATTGATAGTTCTCTCATAGAATTACAAATAAACGGAGGTCAGCTATTATGGACAACTCCTTATCCTTTATTTATTTCTTGGGTAGAATCTGTTGACACCTGCAATATTAAAGGGTCGCTATGTAATCACGTTTCATTTTTTGCAAGCGAAAGAACAGCAAAACAATGGTTAAAAAATAATCCTGATGGAAAAATATTGACGCTTGAGGATTTCTTTGAGCCTAAAAACATAGGAATGAAATGTTGTTAA
- a CDS encoding heavy metal translocating P-type ATPase yields MATETVQMKVSGLMCSFCTMSVEKALKRYPAVNNVLVNLVHGIVLVEADTARMSREELAQAVEKLGYSVSATEVQQYKTDEDVFQLVKQRGTIGMILSVIVLLVDPLNIFGLPAIYTIWFSFAVATVVLLWVGYPILRKTLMAIRQRVINANVLLSAGAWGSFIIGTLSLFYPAWPNFLPVASWLMSLHLFFAYFKLDTRKKASEAVRKLLSLQPPKTRVIRGGQYIEVLTKDVSVGEMVEIRPGERLPLDGEVVEGIASVDESSFTGESSPVTKENGSSVIGGTLNLDGALQVRVTKIGQDSFLNQIVRLMSQISERKPPIELLADRLMNYYGPVVFIVAGMAFAGWALLTGDFTAATLVLLTTIIMGYPCALGITTPMLAAIAGGKGISIGLLVKASEVFYGLSKIDTIVFDKTGTLTYGRPTVTDVEAFNASYVEVLTLAATVESQSEHPLGQAITFFAQREGAGKFKTQSFRAVPGKGIIASVKDKEVLIGKPSFIEENNINLSDIVKDKINSLGKDGKTVVVLSRQNEVIGLIALQDTPRKGAKEVITKLNQRNIKSVMLTGDSRPVAEAIGKQLGIDQVQAELLPGDKVSAIEALQRNGQKVAMVGDGINDAPALAQSDVGIAIGAGTDVAIESAGVILIGDKLMDVLNALILGKASYRIMTGNVIVAVLFNIVGMGLAAFGFITPMFAIIIMILSIFAILLNTLRIRTLKLETSKEEHAASVAEITFKIPNMVCEGCAETITSALKGLPGIQEVKPKVLQKQVYVRYESGKLQQQEMKDAIGNAGFTAVEV; encoded by the coding sequence ATGGCAACTGAAACAGTTCAAATGAAAGTTTCCGGGCTGATGTGCTCATTTTGTACAATGAGTGTGGAGAAAGCTTTAAAAAGATATCCGGCGGTGAATAACGTACTCGTAAATCTCGTTCATGGCATTGTGCTGGTGGAGGCAGATACGGCACGAATGAGCCGCGAAGAACTTGCGCAGGCAGTTGAGAAATTGGGCTATAGTGTGTCGGCCACAGAAGTGCAGCAATACAAAACGGATGAAGATGTCTTTCAACTGGTAAAGCAAAGAGGAACCATCGGTATGATCCTTTCTGTCATTGTCCTTTTGGTGGACCCGTTGAATATATTTGGCTTGCCAGCTATTTACACGATCTGGTTCAGTTTCGCAGTGGCAACAGTAGTACTTTTATGGGTCGGGTACCCTATTTTGCGTAAGACACTGATGGCTATTCGTCAGCGGGTGATTAATGCCAACGTGTTACTATCGGCCGGAGCATGGGGTTCGTTTATTATTGGCACGCTTTCTCTCTTTTATCCTGCCTGGCCAAACTTCCTGCCCGTTGCATCCTGGCTAATGTCATTGCACCTTTTCTTTGCCTATTTTAAACTGGACACCCGTAAGAAAGCATCAGAAGCTGTTCGAAAGCTCCTTTCTCTTCAACCACCAAAAACAAGAGTAATTCGGGGCGGGCAGTATATTGAAGTGTTAACCAAAGATGTTTCTGTCGGAGAAATGGTGGAAATTCGCCCTGGAGAACGTCTACCACTTGACGGAGAAGTAGTGGAAGGGATTGCCAGTGTAGATGAATCCAGCTTTACGGGAGAATCCTCTCCCGTTACAAAAGAGAATGGCTCCTCTGTTATTGGCGGTACGCTGAATTTAGATGGTGCCCTCCAGGTTCGGGTGACAAAAATAGGGCAGGATAGTTTTCTTAACCAGATTGTCCGGCTTATGAGCCAAATATCAGAACGTAAGCCTCCTATTGAACTTTTGGCTGATCGCTTGATGAATTATTATGGTCCAGTTGTTTTTATAGTGGCAGGGATGGCCTTTGCAGGCTGGGCACTTCTAACAGGAGATTTCACAGCAGCCACTCTGGTTTTGCTCACCACGATAATCATGGGTTACCCTTGCGCTTTGGGCATAACCACTCCTATGTTGGCAGCTATTGCAGGCGGGAAAGGTATATCCATTGGGCTCTTGGTAAAAGCAAGTGAAGTATTTTATGGGCTCTCCAAAATAGATACTATAGTTTTTGATAAAACCGGTACACTCACCTATGGCAGGCCTACCGTTACAGATGTGGAAGCCTTTAATGCATCGTATGTAGAAGTTCTTACTCTGGCCGCCACTGTTGAAAGCCAGTCCGAACATCCTTTAGGACAGGCCATTACTTTTTTTGCCCAACGGGAAGGAGCTGGAAAATTTAAAACACAAAGTTTTCGTGCTGTTCCGGGTAAAGGAATAATAGCCTCCGTTAAAGATAAAGAGGTATTGATTGGCAAACCTTCATTTATTGAAGAAAATAATATTAACCTCTCAGATATTGTAAAGGATAAAATAAACAGCCTTGGAAAAGATGGAAAAACTGTTGTTGTACTCAGCAGGCAAAATGAAGTGATTGGCTTAATAGCACTTCAAGACACACCACGTAAGGGTGCCAAAGAAGTAATCACAAAATTAAATCAGCGCAATATAAAATCTGTAATGTTAACAGGCGATTCCCGTCCGGTAGCAGAAGCCATTGGTAAACAGTTGGGTATAGATCAGGTGCAGGCAGAACTCCTTCCTGGCGATAAAGTGTCGGCTATTGAAGCTTTACAAAGAAATGGGCAAAAAGTAGCTATGGTAGGAGATGGTATTAATGATGCTCCGGCACTGGCACAATCAGATGTAGGGATTGCCATTGGAGCAGGTACGGATGTTGCCATAGAATCTGCAGGAGTGATTCTTATTGGTGATAAATTGATGGATGTTCTGAATGCACTTATTCTTGGCAAGGCAAGTTATAGAATAATGACAGGCAATGTGATTGTAGCTGTTTTATTTAATATTGTTGGTATGGGATTGGCCGCTTTTGGGTTTATCACTCCTATGTTTGCTATCATTATTATGATCTTAAGTATTTTTGCAATTCTGCTAAATACATTAAGGATTAGAACCTTGAAACTTGAAACTTCAAAGGAAGAGCATGCTGCTTCAGTTGCAGAGATAACATTTAAAATTCCGAATATGGTCTGTGAGGGTTGTGCAGAAACAATAACATCAGCCCTCAAAGGTTTGCCGGGTATACAAGAGGTTAAGCCAAAAGTACTTCAAAAACAGGTGTATGTACGCTATGAATCCGGAAAACTACAGCAGCAGGAGATGAAGGATGCTATCGGTAATGCAGGTTTTACTGCCGTAGAAGTTTAA
- a CDS encoding cytochrome c biogenesis CcdA family protein, with protein sequence MTLESFFENFGGDLSEVSLLSFTIAFLAGIVSSGVCPCTLPVGLGMAGLVSSNSEKRASYGFLIAGAFFFGIVLSLTLLGALAGRFGVILSETFGLYWALAMVIISIIAAIAAFYGPRLNVTKLASIRKPGIGGSVLYGFIFSLGTSAAPLLLLLSVAAATADPFYGLTLAFSFGLGRGLPFLLVGLFAGAVSRLAQLTWLRRSIQIISGSALLFVAFYYGRVFIELMP encoded by the coding sequence ATGACACTGGAAAGTTTTTTTGAAAATTTTGGAGGAGATCTTTCTGAAGTATCTTTATTAAGCTTTACCATTGCTTTTTTGGCAGGAATCGTGTCCAGTGGGGTTTGTCCCTGTACGCTACCTGTAGGATTGGGCATGGCAGGTTTAGTTAGCAGCAATTCCGAAAAAAGAGCTAGCTATGGTTTTTTAATTGCAGGTGCTTTTTTCTTTGGAATTGTACTAAGCCTGACTTTATTAGGTGCTTTGGCAGGCAGGTTTGGAGTTATATTATCCGAAACCTTTGGACTCTATTGGGCTTTAGCTATGGTTATTATTTCCATTATCGCAGCTATTGCCGCTTTCTATGGCCCCCGATTAAATGTGACAAAACTGGCATCGATTCGAAAGCCAGGAATAGGAGGTTCCGTGTTATATGGCTTTATTTTTAGCCTCGGTACTTCTGCTGCTCCGTTACTACTGTTGTTATCCGTTGCTGCCGCTACCGCAGATCCTTTTTATGGGCTTACCCTCGCTTTTTCTTTCGGCTTGGGAAGAGGCTTACCATTTTTATTAGTTGGATTGTTTGCCGGTGCAGTATCACGTCTGGCTCAGCTTACATGGCTCAGACGCAGCATTCAAATTATCAGTGGAAGTGCTTTATTGTTTGTTGCTTTTTATTACGGAAGGGTTTTTATAGAACTGATGCCCTAA